CGTTTAATTACATTTTTAAATTAATTTTTATGGTATAATTATAAATTATGAAAAAACAAAATTTGGTTTTATTTAATGTTTGAGGAAACTCGAAAGATAAACTATATAAATATGTTGGCTGAACACAAGGTTACGGTAAAGCTCCAAAACGGTGATTTAGTTTAGGAAATGTGCAAAATTTGGAAAAAATTAATCCAAATGCTATTCAAATTATCAAAGAAAAGTTGAAATTGTTTTCAAATTTAGATGACATGAATAAAGTCAAGATTGCTTTGCTTGATTCTATTAAAAATTCCACCATAATCGAAGGTTCGGTTTTTGTTGGTGGGGAATTAATTGAAAAACTTATTGAAAAGCACAATATTTTTGAATCACTTCCTAAAAGTAGACATAAAAATATGAAAGAAATTTTTAACTACTTAATTTCAAAACGGATCACTGATCCTGGCAGCATTATTAATGCTTTTGATAAAAAAGATGACTACTCAAATCAAATAAATACTTCCAAAAATAGCTTTTATAGACTCTTAGATCTTGTCTTTGAGTCACAAAATCAACTTTTAAATAGTGTCAACAAAATGGTAACAAGTGAACTTGGAAAAAGGGACAATGAATTTTATTTTGACTCATCAACAGTCTATTTTGAGACATTTGAAAGAAATGGATTAAGAATTCCTGGTTATTCTAAAGATGCTAAATTCAAAGAAGACCAAATTGTCATTGGCTTAGCGTGTGATAAAAATGGTATTCCTTTTCATATTAAAGTTTTTAAAGGAAATACAGCCGATTCTAGTACATTAATCCCTTTTGTATTAGATGTTGAATCCAAATATAATATCAAAAATATGACAATAATCGCTGATCGCGGCATGTCAACTGCTGCAAATATTCGATTTCTTGAATCAAGAAACTATAATTTCATTATTTCTTATCGTGCAAAGGTAGGAACTCAAAAATTTAAAAATTATTTACTAGATCCTAGCGATTATGTTAATGTAAGTGCGGATTTTAAGTATAAAAAAGAAGAATTTTATTCATCTTATAAGAATAAAAGATACACCGAAAATATTAGAAGAAGAATTATTACTTACAGTACAAAAAGAGCGATAAAAGACAGAAAAGCTCGCGAAGAGCAAATCCAAAGTTTTATCAAAAAACAAAATAAAGACGGTTTTATCGAGGTAAACAAATTGTTTGGTAAAAAACCTAAATATTTTAAGGAAATTTCAAACATGAAATTTGAATTAGATCAAAGTAAAATTGACAAAGACAAACAGTTTGATGGTTACTATGTTTATGAAACAAATATGCTAAATTTGAACGTCTTAGACATAGTTGAAAAATACCAAAAACAGTGGAATATTGAAGCTAATTTTAGAAGTCTAAAAGGTTTGTTGAATATTCGGCCCGTATTTTTAAGAATTGACGAGCATATCCTAGCTCATACACTTTTGTGTTTTATCTCGCTAGTTATTTTAAAAACTATAATCTTTAAAATCAACAAACATATCAGCGATAACAAGTTATTTGAAAACAATCAATTAACTGAGGTTGGTTTAGTAACGATGTTACAAAAATTGAGACAAAGGGTTGAATTTAACACTTTAGATCAGCAAATGATATTTAAAAATCGCGATGGTGTCCCTAGTGATCCGAATATTTGAAATAGGTACGATTTTTACTTTAATATCTTAATAAATAGGTAAAAAAAATTGTAATTAACTTTTAACAAAAAATTTAAAAAACTGCCTAAAACCAGATGCTTTTTTAAAATTACCTTATGAAACTGGGAAACTCGGGAGAAGGTTTCTTATTTTCCCGAGTTTCCCAGTTTGATGAGATAATCTTAAAAAAGTGTCCGGTTTTTCGGCGTTATTAACTAAAAAAGCAAAATTATGAATTTTTAAACTACTTTTTTAGTTTAAAACACTAACAAAAATCATAAAAAATACAACTGCTATTTAAACTCAACGTAAATAGAAAACTCGTTTTTACTTACACCGAGCCTAAAAAAAATATATGGAAGTTTTGAAAGAACAATAATTAAAAGCCATAAATTTATAGATTTCTAAACGGTTAAATTTATGGCATTCCATCATATTTAAAAATATAATGGAAAATTCGCATTTTCTGATTTTTCTATGCAAAAAACATAACTAATCCCCCTTAATTCAATATTAAAATTTATTAATTATTCTTAGTGTGATTTATTATAACAGAAATTTTTTTAGACCAAGCATTTTTTTTTTTTTTTACAAAAGGTTAATTTTAAAATAATAAAAATTAAGATTTTACGGTAATATTCAGTATTTTGTGTCTAAGCTAAATCTGTTTTGATAAAATTTATCATAAAGGACCAAAATATGAAAAAACAGCAAAAAACATTATCCCCATTGCAGTTGGAAGCTAGAAGAATTGCTAGCAAATACGCTGATTATAAAAAAATAACAAAAGAAGATTTTCACAACGAAATTTCGCATATGTTTAAAACTTTTGCTGAGGAGCTCTTAAATGCGGAATTAAGCCTATATTTAGGCTATGAAAAAGGCGACCGAAGCAAAAACGGTGCGAATAAATCGAATAAGCGAAACGGGTTTTCGGCCAAAACTGTGAATTATGAAAATGATAATATTCGTCTAAAAATACCAAGAGATCGAAATGGCACTTTTGAGAACAAATTCATCGGTAAATACGAAACAAATTTAGGTAATATCGAAGAACAAGTGTTTTCGCTTTTTGCATCAGGGATGTCATATGAAAATATAGTTGACACAATAAAAAATATCTATAAAAAAGAAGTAAGTAACGCCTGAATTTCTTCAATTACTGACAAATTATTGCCTGAAATTGAAAAGTGAAAATCGCAAAAAATTGATAATTCCTATCCAATTTTGTACATTGATGGGATGTTTTTTAATGTCAAAGAAAACGGTGTTTTTGTCAAGAAATCACTTTATCTTATTCTTGCAATTGATTGGCGGGGGAATAAAAAAGTACTGGGATTTTGGATTAAAAATACCGAATCAGCAAGTAATTGACTTGATGTTTTTAGTGAACTAAAAACTCGTGGGCTGGAAGATGTTCTAATAATTTCTTGCGATAATCTAAGCGGAATTAGTCAGGCAATTGAAGCGGTTTTCCCGCAAACAGATGTTCAAAAATGTGTTGTTCACCAAATTAGAAACTCGCTTTTAAAAGTTTCCTACAAGCACAAAAAAGAGTTTGCCCAAGATATGAAAAGTATTTATCAAGCGATTAATCAAGAATCTGCAATGAAAAATCTTGATGAATTTGCGGAAAAATGAGGCCAAAAATATCCATCAATTATCAAGTCTTGGTATACAAACTTCGTTGAATTAACGACATTTTTTAAATATCCATATGAATTGAGGCGAGCAATTTATACTACAAATACAATTGAATCAGTAAATAGATTAATTAGGAAAAATACAAAAACAAAAGGCGGAATTCAGAGTGTAAATTACCTTTCAAAAATAACTTTTTTAACGCTCCAAGACGCATCTATAAAATGACAAAGGCAGGTAAGGGATTGAGATACAATTAAAAAACAATTAGAAATTATTTTCCCTAATCGATTAAATAATGTAAAATTAGATTAGATTTCTATTTGAAAAAATCCATAAAACTTAAAACACAAAATTATGAACACTCCCGATTTTACCGTCAAAAAAACGAATTTATGGGTGTTTTCACATTTTTATACCCAATAAAAAGTGAATTTTTGCAATCAAACTTGCAAACTCAGGATTAGCAAAATTAATTTTATCTTTCAAAGTAATTCTTGGACAATTCAAAAAGTAAGTCAGAAATGCTAAAAAAGTTAAAAGAATAACCATAAATAATATATAATAAATAAAATAATCGAATTTTCTCTATAATTTACTTGATTTATCGAAAAAATTGGGAATATTAAATATTTTGTGTTTTAAGGTAAATCTGTTTTGATAAAATTTATCATAAGGGACTAAAATATGAAAAAAAAGCAACAACAATTATCCCCACTTGAGTTAGAAATTAAAAAAATTGCTAAAAAATACGTTGATAATAAAAAATTAAAAAAAGAAGATTCTCACAACAAAATCTCGATTATATTTGAAACTTTTATTCAAGAACTCCCAAAGGCGAAATTAAGCCAATATTTAGCCTATGAAAAAATCAAACGAAACAAAAATTTATACAATACCGAAGAGCAAGTACTTTACCTTTTTACATCAGGGATGTCATATGAAGATATTGCTAATACAATAAAAGATATCTATGAAAAGGAAATAAGTATTGACCGAATTTCTTCAATTACTGACATATTATTACCTGAAATGGAAGAGTGAAAATCGGAAAAAATTGACAATTCCTATCCAATTTTTTACATTGACGGAATGTTTTTTTATGTTAAAGAAAACGGTGTTATTGTCAAAAAATCACTTTATTTTATTATTGCAATTGATTGGCAGGGTAATAAAAAACTACTGGGATTTTGGATTCAAAATAGCGAATCAGCAAGTAATTGACTTGATATTTTTAGCGAACTAAAAACTCGCGGACTGGAAGATGTTCTAATAATTTCTTGTGATAATCTAAGCGGAATTAGTCAAGCAATTGAAGCACTTTTCCCGCAAACAGATGTTCAAAAATATCTTATTCACCAAATTAGAAACTCGCTTTTAAAAGTTTCTAACAAAGACAAAAAAGACTTTGCCTATGATATGAAAAAGATTTATCAAGTGAATTGAGCAATTAATCAACAATTTGCAATGCAAAATCTTGATGAATTTTCGAAAATATGAGGGCAAAAATATCCTTCAATTATAAAGTCTTGGTATGATAATTTCGCTGAATTAACGACATTTTTTAAATATCCAAATCAATTAAGGGAAGCAATTTATACGACAAATTCAATTGAATCATTGAATAAATTAATTAGGAAAAATACAAAAACAAATGGTGAAATTCAAAGTGTTAATTACCTTACAAAAATAGCTTATTTAACGCTCCGGAACGAATCAATAAGATGACTAAGATTAAGAAATTGAGACATAATTAAAAAACAATTAGAAATTATTTTTCCTAATCGATTAAATAATGTAAAATTAAATTAGATTTCTATTTGAAAAATCCATAAAAATTTAAAACACAAAATTATGAACACTTGCAATTTTGTTGCTAGCTATAAAAAAACCTCGTTTTTACGAGGCTTTTTTATAATTAAAATTTGTGATTAGGCATATTCAGATCTAAATTTTTCAAAAAGTTTGTTATATTCCTCTTCAGTTTGAGGTGTGTCAAATAAAACAAAACCTTTAAAGGTGATTCCAGTTTCAGATCTTGAAAGTGGTAATTTGTCGATTTGTTCTTGGATTTTTGATTTGGTGGTTCCAAAAGTAAAACCTTTTTCAAAATTAATTTTTGCACCTTCTGGTATTTCGCGACTTCAGGTAAATCTCGGTTTTTTAGCATCATCAGATTCGGTAGAATAAAACTTCATATTCATAATTGATTTGCCATCTTTTTTTTGAACATCCACGCCTAAAATAATAGTGGATTCAGAATTATTAAGAAAATCTTGAAAATCTGAGTGAGGATTTTCTGGTTGGAATGCCACTCCAATATTCATACGTTCATCAGTGTAAATTATAATTCTACCATTATATGTCGTTTGAAATCCATCTTTATTGGGATTAGAAACTTTAGATGGCGGTTTAGGGACAAAATCAGCACCAATTTCAAAAACATCGTCCAGATAGCGATTCTTTTCAA
The sequence above is a segment of the Mesomycoplasma ovipneumoniae genome. Coding sequences within it:
- a CDS encoding IS1634 family transposase, translated to MKKQNLVLFNVWGNSKDKLYKYVGWTQGYGKAPKRWFSLGNVQNLEKINPNAIQIIKEKLKLFSNLDDMNKVKIALLDSIKNSTIIEGSVFVGGELIEKLIEKHNIFESLPKSRHKNMKEIFNYLISKRITDPGSIINAFDKKDDYSNQINTSKNSFYRLLDLVFESQNQLLNSVNKMVTSELGKRDNEFYFDSSTVYFETFERNGLRIPGYSKDAKFKEDQIVIGLACDKNGIPFHIKVFKGNTADSSTLIPFVLDVESKYNIKNMTIIADRGMSTAANIRFLESRNYNFIISYRAKVGTQKFKNYLLDPSDYVNVSADFKYKKEEFYSSYKNKRYTENIRRRIITYSTKRAIKDRKAREEQIQSFIKKQNKDGFIEVNKLFGKKPKYFKEISNMKFELDQSKIDKDKQFDGYYVYETNMLNLNVLDIVEKYQKQWNIEANFRSLKGLLNIRPVFLRIDEHILAHTLLCFISLVILKTIIFKINKHISDNKLFENNQLTEVGLVTMLQKLRQRVEFNTLDQQMIFKNRDGVPSDPNIWNRYDFYFNILINR
- a CDS encoding IS256 family transposase encodes the protein MKKQQKTLSPLQLEARRIASKYADYKKITKEDFHNEISHMFKTFAEELLNAELSLYLGYEKGDRSKNGANKSNKRNGFSAKTVNYENDNIRLKIPRDRNGTFENKFIGKYETNLGNIEEQVFSLFASGMSYENIVDTIKNIYKKEVSNAWISSITDKLLPEIEKWKSQKIDNSYPILYIDGMFFNVKENGVFVKKSLYLILAIDWRGNKKVLGFWIKNTESASNWLDVFSELKTRGLEDVLIISCDNLSGISQAIEAVFPQTDVQKCVVHQIRNSLLKVSYKHKKEFAQDMKSIYQAINQESAMKNLDEFAEKWGQKYPSIIKSWYTNFVELTTFFKYPYELRRAIYTTNTIESVNRLIRKNTKTKGGIQSVNYLSKITFLTLQDASIKWQRQVRDWDTIKKQLEIIFPNRLNNVKLD
- a CDS encoding IS256 family transposase, whose protein sequence is MKKKQQQLSPLELEIKKIAKKYVDNKKLKKEDSHNKISIIFETFIQELPKAKLSQYLAYEKIKRNKNLYNTEEQVLYLFTSGMSYEDIANTIKDIYEKEISIDRISSITDILLPEMEEWKSEKIDNSYPIFYIDGMFFYVKENGVIVKKSLYFIIAIDWQGNKKLLGFWIQNSESASNWLDIFSELKTRGLEDVLIISCDNLSGISQAIEALFPQTDVQKYLIHQIRNSLLKVSNKDKKDFAYDMKKIYQVNWAINQQFAMQNLDEFSKIWGQKYPSIIKSWYDNFAELTTFFKYPNQLREAIYTTNSIESLNKLIRKNTKTNGEIQSVNYLTKIAYLTLRNESIRWLRLRNWDIIKKQLEIIFPNRLNNVKLN